In Anguilla rostrata isolate EN2019 chromosome 1, ASM1855537v3, whole genome shotgun sequence, a genomic segment contains:
- the LOC135235406 gene encoding CD276 antigen-like isoform X4 yields MMESSGKRALRKTVLSLLCPVLLQHSFCKAEFEIKVPSVPLVAIHGHSTVLSCTFPVNGAFDLGSSVITWRRHLEVVHSFYHSRDELSLQSRRYANRTSLYHSELERGNASLRLDRTTPEDAGEYSCCVITLTGSQRKSCRVKIAASYTEPHLQVSISPQSVELKLTSRGYPAPKVCWLDARGVELSNGTQTQLLTDTQGLYVVSSSLTQERGANSTLTFVLWNEDLHQEIRREFSLLAAAIVLRDESRSALYALLPVAILTVLGILGIILFLKKRRCFPGPDSTATRDIPP; encoded by the exons ATGATGGAATCAAGCGGAAAG CGGGCCCTAAGGAAAACAGTCTTATCCCTCCTTTGTCCGGTTTTGCTACAGCACTCATTCTGCAAAG CTGAATTTGAGATAAAGGTGCCCAGTGTGCCTCTAGTGGCCATTCATGGGCACAGCACGGTCCTGAGCTGCACCTTCCCCGTGAACGGGGCCTTTGACCTGGGCAGCAGCGTCATCACCTGGCGACGGCACCTGGAGGTGGTCCACAGCTTCTACCACAGCCGTGACGAGCTGAGCCTGCAGAGCCGTCGCTATGCCAACCGCACCAGCCTGTACCATTCGGAGCTAGAGCGGGGAAACGCCTCCCTCCGGCTGGATCGTACCACTCCTGAGGATGCGGGGGAGTACTCCTGCTGTGTCATCACACTGACCGGCAGCCAGAGGAAATCCTGCCGTGTGAAAATTGCAG cATCCTACACGGAGCCCCACCTGCAGGTGAGCATTTCCCCCCAAAGCGTGGAGCTGAAGCTGACATCACGGGGGTACCCCGCCCCAAAGGTGTGCTGGCTGGACGCCAGGGGGGTGGAGCTCTCTAACGGAACGCAGACGCAGCTCCTGACGGACACGCAGGGGCTCTACGTGGTGTCCAGCTCCCTGACCCAGGAGAGGGGGGCCAACTCCACCCTCACCTTCGTCCTGTGGAACGAGGACCTGCACCAGGAGATCAGGAGGGAGTTCAGCCTGCTGGCAG ctGCCATTGTCCTGCGTGATGAGTCAAGGTCGGCTCTGTATGCTCTCCTGCCTGTGGCCATTTTAACAGTcctgggaattctgggaatcaTCCTGTTCTTGAAGAAGAGACGCTGTTTCCCTGGACCCGATAGTACAGCCACTAGGGATATACCTCCCTGA
- the LOC135235406 gene encoding CD276 antigen-like isoform X3 → MMESSGKRALRKTVLSLLCPVLLQHSFCKAEFEIKVPSVPLVAIHGHSTVLSCTFPVNGAFDLGSSVITWRRHLEVVHSFYHSRDELSLQSRRYANRTSLYHSELERGNASLRLDRTTPEDAGEYSCCVITLTGSQRKSCRVKIAASYTEPHLQVSISPQSVELKLTSRGYPAPKVCWLDARGVELSNGTQTQLLTDTQGLYVVSSSLTQERGANSTLTFVLWNEDLHQEIRREFSLLAEAAIVLRDESRSALYALLPVAILTVLGILGIILFLKKRRCFPGPDSTATRDIPP, encoded by the exons ATGATGGAATCAAGCGGAAAG CGGGCCCTAAGGAAAACAGTCTTATCCCTCCTTTGTCCGGTTTTGCTACAGCACTCATTCTGCAAAG CTGAATTTGAGATAAAGGTGCCCAGTGTGCCTCTAGTGGCCATTCATGGGCACAGCACGGTCCTGAGCTGCACCTTCCCCGTGAACGGGGCCTTTGACCTGGGCAGCAGCGTCATCACCTGGCGACGGCACCTGGAGGTGGTCCACAGCTTCTACCACAGCCGTGACGAGCTGAGCCTGCAGAGCCGTCGCTATGCCAACCGCACCAGCCTGTACCATTCGGAGCTAGAGCGGGGAAACGCCTCCCTCCGGCTGGATCGTACCACTCCTGAGGATGCGGGGGAGTACTCCTGCTGTGTCATCACACTGACCGGCAGCCAGAGGAAATCCTGCCGTGTGAAAATTGCAG cATCCTACACGGAGCCCCACCTGCAGGTGAGCATTTCCCCCCAAAGCGTGGAGCTGAAGCTGACATCACGGGGGTACCCCGCCCCAAAGGTGTGCTGGCTGGACGCCAGGGGGGTGGAGCTCTCTAACGGAACGCAGACGCAGCTCCTGACGGACACGCAGGGGCTCTACGTGGTGTCCAGCTCCCTGACCCAGGAGAGGGGGGCCAACTCCACCCTCACCTTCGTCCTGTGGAACGAGGACCTGCACCAGGAGATCAGGAGGGAGTTCAGCCTGCTGGCAG aagctGCCATTGTCCTGCGTGATGAGTCAAGGTCGGCTCTGTATGCTCTCCTGCCTGTGGCCATTTTAACAGTcctgggaattctgggaatcaTCCTGTTCTTGAAGAAGAGACGCTGTTTCCCTGGACCCGATAGTACAGCCACTAGGGATATACCTCCCTGA
- the LOC135235462 gene encoding NHS-like protein 3 isoform X2 produces the protein MRLQEAIRMKTAAMSRLGSRSPRSASPSPSPSSPSPSPSPASPSPSSPSPASTASFIFAKSPRKVVIETPSSPEGQAGLKADLAAELARVTGPAKNAKVPPPVAKKPAQHTDQAPPPDQTATENGGVAAPAEETPGALPKENPESSNPKPGGAQPASTDQVTLSPPP, from the exons atgAGGCTCCAGGAGGCCATCCGCATGAAGACGGCGGCCATGTCCCGTCTGGGGTCCCGCTCGCCTcgctccgcctccccctcccccagcccctcctccccctcccccagcccctcccctgcctccccctccccttcctccccctcccccgcctccaccGCCAGCTTCATCTTCGCCAAGAGCCCCCGAAAGGTCGTCATAGAGACGCCCTCGTCGCCCGAGGGGCAGGCGGGGCTGAAGGCGGATCTCGCGGCCGAGCTGGCGCGGGTCACCGGTCCCGCCAAAAACGCCAAGGTCCCGCCCCCTGTGGCCAAGAAGCCCGCGCAGCACACTGaccaggccccgcctcccgaCCAAACGGCGACCGAAAATGGCGGGGTGGCCGCGCCCGCCGAGGAGACGCCAGGAGCTCTACCAAAGGAGAACCCCGAATCATCAAACCCCAAACCAG gtggcgcaCAGCCCGCAAGCACAGACCAAGTGACCTTATCGCCACCGCCTTGA
- the LOC135235462 gene encoding NHS-like protein 3 isoform X1: protein MRLQEAIRMKTAAMSRLGSRSPRSASPSPSPSSPSPSPSPASPSPSSPSPASTASFIFAKSPRKVVIETPSSPEGQAGLKADLAAELARVTGPAKNAKVPPPVAKKPAQHTDQAPPPDQTATENGGVAAPAEETPGALPKENPESSNPKPAGGAQPASTDQVTLSPPP, encoded by the exons atgAGGCTCCAGGAGGCCATCCGCATGAAGACGGCGGCCATGTCCCGTCTGGGGTCCCGCTCGCCTcgctccgcctccccctcccccagcccctcctccccctcccccagcccctcccctgcctccccctccccttcctccccctcccccgcctccaccGCCAGCTTCATCTTCGCCAAGAGCCCCCGAAAGGTCGTCATAGAGACGCCCTCGTCGCCCGAGGGGCAGGCGGGGCTGAAGGCGGATCTCGCGGCCGAGCTGGCGCGGGTCACCGGTCCCGCCAAAAACGCCAAGGTCCCGCCCCCTGTGGCCAAGAAGCCCGCGCAGCACACTGaccaggccccgcctcccgaCCAAACGGCGACCGAAAATGGCGGGGTGGCCGCGCCCGCCGAGGAGACGCCAGGAGCTCTACCAAAGGAGAACCCCGAATCATCAAACCCCAAACCAG caggtggcgcaCAGCCCGCAAGCACAGACCAAGTGACCTTATCGCCACCGCCTTGA
- the LOC135235478 gene encoding CD276 antigen-like, whose translation GEFEIKVPSLPLVAIHGHSTVLSCTFPVNGAFDLGSSVITWRRHLEVVHSFYHSRDELSLQSRRYANRTSLYHSELERGNASLRLDRTTPEDAGEYSCCVITLTGSQRKSCRVKIAASYTEPHLQVSISPQSVELKLTSRGYPAPKVRWLDATGVELSNGTQTQLLTDTQGLYVVSSSLTQERGANSTLTFVLWNEDLHQEIRREFSLLAAAIVQRDESRSALYALLPVAILTVLGILGIILSLKKSRCFPGPDSTATREENTSLKTAPQSSEQEWKLKNGATLLY comes from the exons GGTGAATTTGAGATAAAGGTGCCCAGTCTGCCTCTAGTGGCCATTCATGGGCACAGCACGGTCCTGAGCTGCACCTTCCCCGTGAACGGGGCCTTTGACCTGGGCAGCAGCGTCATCACCTGGCGACGGCACCTGGAGGTGGTCCACAGCTTCTACCACAGCCGTGACGAGCTGAGCCTGCAGAGCCGTCGCTATGCCAACCGTACCAGCCTGTACCATTCGGAGCTAGAGCGGGGAAACGCCTCCCTCCGGCTGGATCGTACCACTCCTGAGGATGCGGGGGAGTACTCCTGCTGTGTCATCACACTGACCGGCAGCCAGAGGAAATCCTGCCGTGTGAAAATTGCAG cATCCTACACGGAGCCCCACCTGCAGGTGAGCATTTCCCCCCAAAGCGTGGAGCTGAAGCTGACATCACGGGGGTACCCCGCCCCAAAGGTGCGCTGGCTGGACGCCACGGGGGTGGAGCTCTCTAACGGAACGCAGACGCAGCTCCTGACGGACACGCAGGGGCTCTACGTGGTGTCCAGCTCCCTGACCCAGGAGAGGGGGGCCAACTCCACCCTCACCTTCGTCCTGTGGAACGAGGACCTGCACCAGGAGATCAGGAGGGAGTTCAGCCTGCTGGCAG CTGCCATTGTCCAGCGTGATGAGTCGAGGTCGGCTCTGTATGCTCTCCTGCCTGTGGCCATTTTAACAGTcctgggaattctgggaatcaTCCTGTCCTTGAAGAAGAGCCGCTGTTTCCCTGGACCCGATAGTACAGCCACTAGGGAAGAAAATACCTCCCTGAAAACGGCTCCCCAAAGCAGTGAACAGGAATGGAAACTAAAGAACGGAGCCACTTTACTTTATTGA